A part of Bacteroidia bacterium genomic DNA contains:
- a CDS encoding enoyl-CoA hydratase/isomerase family protein — protein MEENQNQGYVRVKAKPDGITTITFFHPAQNSLPGKILNDLAVAIEDAGKNEAVKVIILSSGGDRTFCAGASFDELIQIGDFETGKKFFMGFAKVINACRTCGKIIIGRVQGKAVGGGVGLAAATDYCLATKFAQIRLSELAVGIGPFVVGPAVERKIGVSAMSQLALNATEWQTAGWAMQRGLFAEVYDSAEVMDNAITTLAEKLAASNPDALRMLKKAFWEGTEHWGELLEQRAEMSGKLILSEYSKHAIGRFKGEQ, from the coding sequence ATGGAAGAAAATCAGAATCAGGGATATGTCAGGGTAAAAGCCAAACCCGACGGAATTACCACCATAACTTTTTTTCATCCCGCGCAAAATTCTTTGCCGGGAAAAATTCTTAACGACCTTGCGGTTGCCATTGAGGATGCCGGGAAAAACGAAGCCGTGAAAGTGATTATATTGAGCAGTGGTGGTGATCGCACCTTTTGTGCAGGGGCGAGTTTTGACGAGCTTATACAGATTGGAGATTTTGAGACAGGGAAGAAGTTTTTTATGGGCTTTGCAAAGGTCATCAACGCCTGTCGCACTTGCGGGAAGATAATCATAGGCCGGGTACAGGGGAAAGCCGTAGGCGGCGGAGTGGGGTTAGCAGCGGCTACAGATTACTGTTTGGCTACAAAATTTGCCCAGATAAGGCTCAGCGAGCTTGCAGTAGGTATCGGTCCGTTTGTTGTGGGGCCGGCGGTAGAGCGAAAGATCGGGGTTTCGGCTATGTCGCAGCTTGCGCTTAACGCCACGGAATGGCAGACTGCCGGATGGGCGATGCAGCGAGGATTATTTGCCGAAGTATATGACTCAGCTGAGGTTATGGATAATGCTATAACCACGCTTGCCGAAAAGCTGGCGGCCTCCAATCCGGATGCATTGCGGATGCTGAAGAAAGCCTTTTGGGAGGGCACGGAGCATTGGGGCGAATTGCTGGAACAGCGGGCGGAGATGAGCGGCAAGCTCATTCTTTCGGAGTACAGTAAGCATGCGATCGGGAGGTTTAAGGGAGAACAGTAA
- a CDS encoding aminoacyl-histidine dipeptidase, producing the protein MQVRNLDPQPLWNYFADLNAVPRPSKKEEKVIQFIKKFGEGLGLPTHVDEAGNVIIKKPASAGMENRQTVVLQSHLDMVHQKNSGTNFDFATEGIRMYVEGDWVKAEGTTLGADNGIGVASIMTILASKNIAHPPIEALFTIDEETGMTGALELKGGLLDGSIMLNLDTEDDRELTIGCAGGVDVTASGSYTEEATPSRATSFRLSIQGLTGGHSGMEIHLGRGNANKLMNRLLFLATESFGIRIHSINGGGLRNAIPRESFADIAILRDSISAFEDFLEDQTAILKQEYHTTDPGLSIQLAPSEPHPYVLSEQFQQLLLRSIYACPNGIYRMSPEIEGLVQTSNNLARVLIQGGSYTLMCLTRSSVNSEKMDLAEAIRSAFELSGASVVFEGSYPGWAPDPHAAIVKIMSDLYREMYQAEPHVNACHAGLECGILGQNYPGMEMISFGPNIRGAHSPDEKVQISSVQKYWGFLLETLKRTPVRA; encoded by the coding sequence ATGCAAGTAAGAAACCTCGACCCACAACCTTTATGGAACTATTTTGCAGATCTGAATGCAGTTCCACGTCCTTCAAAGAAGGAAGAAAAAGTTATTCAGTTTATCAAAAAATTTGGTGAAGGACTTGGGCTTCCGACCCACGTCGATGAAGCGGGAAATGTCATTATTAAAAAGCCCGCAAGTGCGGGCATGGAAAACCGGCAGACCGTTGTGCTTCAGAGTCATCTGGATATGGTTCACCAAAAGAATTCAGGTACAAACTTTGATTTTGCCACTGAAGGCATACGAATGTATGTAGAAGGAGACTGGGTCAAGGCTGAGGGAACGACATTGGGTGCAGACAATGGGATTGGCGTAGCGTCAATTATGACCATTTTAGCTTCTAAGAATATTGCCCACCCGCCCATTGAGGCTTTGTTTACCATTGACGAAGAAACCGGGATGACCGGCGCTCTCGAGCTGAAAGGCGGTCTTTTGGATGGCAGTATCATGCTCAATCTAGATACCGAGGATGACCGTGAGCTTACCATCGGATGTGCCGGTGGTGTGGATGTTACCGCTAGCGGATCATATACAGAAGAAGCGACCCCATCTCGGGCCACCTCATTTCGGCTCAGCATTCAGGGGCTTACGGGGGGCCATTCCGGCATGGAAATCCACCTTGGCAGGGGAAACGCCAATAAGCTGATGAACAGGCTATTGTTTCTTGCTACAGAGTCTTTTGGGATACGAATCCATAGTATAAACGGAGGGGGACTTCGGAATGCCATTCCAAGGGAATCATTTGCGGATATTGCCATTTTGAGAGACAGCATTTCAGCTTTTGAAGATTTTCTTGAAGATCAGACGGCCATTTTGAAACAAGAGTATCACACCACTGATCCTGGGTTAAGTATTCAATTGGCACCATCGGAACCCCATCCATACGTACTGAGCGAACAATTTCAGCAACTCTTGCTCCGCAGCATTTATGCCTGTCCAAATGGAATCTACCGAATGAGTCCTGAAATAGAGGGGTTGGTACAGACCTCTAATAATTTGGCGCGGGTACTGATACAGGGAGGCAGTTATACCCTTATGTGTCTGACCCGAAGTTCGGTAAATAGCGAAAAGATGGATCTGGCGGAAGCCATTCGAAGTGCTTTCGAACTTTCAGGTGCATCCGTTGTATTTGAAGGTTCGTACCCCGGGTGGGCACCTGACCCCCATGCAGCGATTGTAAAAATCATGAGTGATCTGTACCGGGAAATGTACCAGGCGGAGCCACATGTAAATGCCTGTCATGCAGGGTTGGAGTGTGGTATTCTTGGTCAAAATTACCCCGGAATGGAGATGATTTCCTTTGGACCGAATATACGCGGCGCACACAGTCCGGATGAAAAAGTTCAGATCAGCAGTGTGCAGAAGTACTGGGGATTTTTGTTGGAAACACTGAAGCGGACGCCAGTGAGGGCGTAA
- a CDS encoding sulfatase-like hydrolase/transferase → MKPVFPFLLIFILFCFSCHSPKEIPNVLLIVVDDQGYADMSCTQLADDVQTPNIDRLAASGVRFTQAYATSPICSPSRAGIATGCYQERWGTFWYGGPGIHRQEFPTIAELLAGKGYRTGYIGKVHYGNADADTSNRSFPLNHGFEYFFGHTSARKHYFNHHDQLEAAFQLVKKTYEKDGQSLNQQAMWENFRKVDTVAFSTELLGKKAVEYLQKHKSEKFFLQLSFNAVHNFTHQLPHEYLTEKGLRGYHDWDPSTEDYYEWYQAGRKPNNPEGRAQYLGQLYYLDREVGRVMDYLKESGLDKNTLVIYISDNGGSTPIYANNTPLRGSKYVLYEGGIRVPMIISWPGNFLRGAVNDQVVSSMDILPTICKAVEIPVPQVVDGRDMTALLSGFSTQNTHDTLFWDTGVETAVRAGKWKLRSATKDNHAKYEMVELELGEFLYNLEKDPGETENLIAIYPEVYQKLKAAHIRWRENILSLHPALH, encoded by the coding sequence ATGAAACCTGTATTCCCCTTCTTGTTGATATTTATACTTTTCTGCTTTTCCTGTCATTCACCTAAAGAAATACCCAACGTTTTGTTGATTGTAGTGGATGATCAGGGCTACGCAGACATGAGCTGCACCCAACTTGCCGACGATGTACAAACACCCAATATTGACCGGCTGGCCGCATCAGGAGTGCGTTTTACACAGGCATATGCTACTTCTCCTATATGCAGCCCTTCACGGGCAGGCATAGCCACCGGATGTTATCAGGAGCGATGGGGCACATTTTGGTACGGAGGGCCGGGCATTCACCGGCAGGAATTTCCGACCATTGCCGAACTGCTGGCGGGTAAAGGTTATAGAACCGGATATATCGGCAAAGTTCATTACGGCAATGCAGATGCAGACACTAGCAACCGAAGTTTTCCGCTCAACCATGGTTTTGAGTATTTTTTTGGCCATACCTCTGCGCGAAAACATTATTTCAATCACCATGACCAACTCGAAGCGGCATTCCAACTGGTCAAAAAAACTTATGAAAAAGACGGACAAAGCCTGAATCAGCAGGCCATGTGGGAAAATTTCAGGAAAGTGGATACGGTAGCATTTTCGACCGAATTGTTGGGAAAAAAAGCAGTCGAATATTTACAAAAACACAAATCCGAAAAGTTTTTTCTTCAGCTTTCCTTTAATGCTGTCCACAATTTTACCCATCAGTTGCCCCATGAATATTTGACAGAAAAAGGTCTTCGCGGTTATCATGACTGGGATCCGTCAACAGAAGATTACTACGAATGGTATCAAGCAGGGCGCAAACCCAATAATCCAGAAGGCAGAGCCCAATACCTCGGGCAACTGTATTATCTCGACAGGGAAGTGGGCAGAGTAATGGATTATCTGAAAGAATCGGGGCTGGATAAAAACACGCTGGTGATCTATATTTCAGATAATGGTGGTTCTACTCCGATTTATGCCAACAATACCCCCCTTCGCGGCTCAAAATATGTGCTTTATGAAGGAGGAATAAGGGTTCCGATGATTATCAGTTGGCCGGGAAATTTTCTTAGAGGAGCGGTCAACGATCAGGTTGTCAGCAGTATGGATATACTTCCGACAATTTGCAAAGCAGTAGAAATCCCGGTTCCACAGGTTGTTGACGGAAGGGATATGACGGCTTTGCTTTCCGGGTTCAGTACCCAAAACACACACGACACCTTATTTTGGGACACAGGCGTGGAAACAGCAGTGAGGGCGGGAAAATGGAAACTTCGCTCTGCGACAAAAGACAATCACGCCAAATACGAGATGGTAGAGCTTGAACTGGGAGAGTTTCTCTACAATCTGGAGAAAGATCCGGGTGAAACTGAAAACCTGATTGCCATTTACCCGGAGGTGTATCAAAAGTTGAAGGCCGCCCATATCCGGTGGAGAGAAAACATTCTTTCCTTGCATCCTGCCCTGCATTAA
- a CDS encoding S41 family peptidase has product MYFSSLSGAFAVDDSPLWMRYPAISPDGSAIVFSYKGDLYRVNTSGGMATPLTLHDAHDFMPVWSADGSKIAFASDRHGNFDVFSIPSAGGVATRLTFHSAQDYPSAFTPDGSRVLFSSARMVPQTSTDFPSRGFPQLHSVSLNGGMPRMELGNFLEAARPDKKGNRILYHDVKGLEDDWRKHHVSSVTRDIWLYDKAKDTHTQLTTFEGEDRNPVWSTDESEVYYLSEKSGTFNVWKLALSNPSQPVQITSYTDHPVRFLSISDAGVLCYGYRGEIFTLTPGQQPQKVSVAIAIDEKYNDTKVEVITNGATEMDLSPNGKEVAFVVRGEVFVTAVESGLTKQITNTPEQERSVSFSPDGRKILYAGERNGSWNLYETQLTRDEEPYFYVSTILKENEILVSPAETFQPSYSPDGKEVAYLEERTTLKVINLETKKSRVILPADKNYSYSDGDQWYDWSPDGKWFLVTFIDRGRWVNEVGLVSAEGGLPVVNLTNSGYTDAAPKWMMNGEMMIWFNDSRGMRSHASWGSQDDVFGMFFTKDAWDKFRLSKEDYEIEKMKEDANEPKDKKKEGEKDKTKPWIITPELADPLKPDLTNIEDRIARLTIHSSSLSDAVLSPDGTKLYYLSSFEKGHDLWMHDLKEDETKIITKLEERGGSLLMDAKGKTLFVLNSGKIYKIDTDKKDKTPVSFKAEMTLNLPEERAYMFEHMWRQVLKKFYVTDLHGVKWTDLKAEYARFLPYINNNNDFSEMMSELLGELNGSHTGCFYRNANPAGNQTTSLGIFYDPAYAGAGIKIAEVLEKGPLELAEAGIKAGQVIEKIDGNEIPSGMNFFTLLNRKAGEHTLLSMYDPQNQKRWEVTVKPISMRAESELLYQRWVKTRREETEKESNGRVGYVHVRGMDDGSFREVFSEVLGRYADKDALIVDTRFNGGGWLHDDLATFLSGKMYVTLEPRGQKVGSEPQDKWTKPSTVLVGEGNYSDAHFFPYVYKALGIGKLIGMPVPGTATAVWWERQIDPTLTFGIPQVGVKGMDGKYLENQQLVPDFQVKNMPGPAQKGRDQQLEKAIEVMLQEAKKTELER; this is encoded by the coding sequence AACGCCGCTTACACTCCATGATGCACATGATTTTATGCCAGTATGGTCTGCTGACGGAAGTAAAATTGCGTTTGCTTCAGACCGCCACGGAAATTTTGATGTTTTTTCGATTCCCTCCGCAGGTGGTGTTGCTACACGCCTGACTTTTCATTCTGCACAGGATTACCCCTCGGCTTTTACTCCCGATGGCAGTCGTGTTCTGTTTTCCTCTGCGCGGATGGTGCCACAGACCAGTACAGATTTTCCTTCACGCGGGTTTCCCCAGTTGCATTCTGTTTCGCTAAATGGCGGAATGCCCCGGATGGAGCTCGGCAATTTTTTGGAAGCAGCGCGCCCTGACAAAAAGGGTAACCGTATCCTTTATCACGATGTGAAAGGATTGGAAGATGACTGGCGCAAACACCATGTGTCTTCGGTTACCCGCGATATCTGGCTTTACGACAAGGCCAAAGATACCCACACCCAGCTTACGACATTTGAAGGCGAAGATCGCAACCCGGTCTGGAGTACAGACGAATCAGAAGTCTATTATCTCAGTGAAAAAAGCGGAACTTTTAATGTCTGGAAACTGGCTCTCAGCAATCCATCCCAGCCGGTACAGATCACCAGTTATACCGACCATCCTGTGCGCTTTTTGTCTATATCAGATGCCGGAGTTTTGTGTTACGGTTACCGGGGCGAAATATTTACCCTTACTCCCGGTCAACAGCCCCAAAAAGTATCGGTTGCCATCGCGATTGATGAAAAATACAATGACACAAAAGTAGAAGTGATCACGAATGGCGCTACAGAAATGGATCTTTCTCCCAATGGAAAGGAAGTGGCTTTTGTTGTGCGGGGAGAAGTATTTGTAACTGCTGTGGAAAGTGGGTTGACCAAACAAATTACGAATACTCCTGAGCAGGAACGGTCAGTCAGCTTTAGTCCTGACGGAAGGAAAATTCTCTACGCAGGCGAGCGAAATGGCAGCTGGAATCTATATGAAACACAATTGACCAGGGATGAAGAGCCGTATTTTTATGTTTCGACGATTTTGAAGGAAAATGAAATCCTCGTTTCCCCTGCCGAAACCTTCCAACCTTCCTATTCCCCTGACGGAAAAGAAGTAGCCTATCTCGAAGAGCGCACTACGTTAAAAGTGATCAACCTGGAAACAAAAAAATCAAGGGTGATTCTTCCCGCAGACAAAAACTACTCATACTCCGATGGCGATCAGTGGTATGACTGGTCTCCGGATGGGAAATGGTTTCTCGTAACCTTTATCGACCGGGGCAGGTGGGTAAACGAAGTCGGACTCGTCAGTGCTGAAGGTGGTTTACCGGTAGTCAATCTCACCAACAGTGGCTATACCGACGCTGCACCCAAATGGATGATGAATGGAGAAATGATGATCTGGTTTAACGATAGCCGGGGGATGCGCTCCCATGCAAGCTGGGGTTCGCAGGATGATGTTTTTGGGATGTTTTTTACCAAGGATGCGTGGGATAAATTTCGCCTCAGCAAAGAAGATTATGAGATCGAGAAAATGAAGGAGGATGCAAATGAACCCAAGGACAAGAAAAAAGAAGGGGAAAAAGACAAAACGAAACCCTGGATCATTACACCCGAACTCGCAGATCCGCTCAAACCTGACCTGACCAATATTGAAGACCGCATTGCACGTTTGACCATTCATTCTTCCAGTTTGTCAGACGCCGTACTTTCACCTGATGGAACCAAACTTTATTACCTGAGCAGTTTTGAAAAAGGGCATGACCTCTGGATGCACGACCTTAAGGAGGATGAAACCAAAATCATCACCAAGCTCGAAGAACGTGGTGGCTCTTTATTGATGGATGCCAAAGGGAAAACCCTGTTTGTGCTCAATAGCGGCAAAATTTACAAAATCGACACTGACAAAAAAGATAAAACCCCTGTGAGCTTTAAAGCAGAAATGACCCTCAATCTGCCCGAAGAAAGAGCTTATATGTTTGAACATATGTGGCGTCAGGTGCTCAAAAAGTTTTATGTAACCGATCTCCACGGAGTAAAATGGACTGATCTGAAGGCGGAGTACGCCCGTTTTCTCCCTTATATCAACAACAACAACGACTTCTCCGAAATGATGAGTGAGTTGTTGGGCGAACTCAATGGTTCACACACCGGGTGTTTTTACCGAAATGCAAATCCTGCCGGAAATCAGACCACTTCGCTTGGGATTTTTTACGACCCTGCCTATGCCGGTGCCGGAATAAAAATTGCCGAAGTGCTGGAAAAAGGTCCCCTCGAACTAGCTGAGGCCGGTATCAAAGCCGGGCAGGTGATCGAAAAAATTGATGGAAATGAAATCCCTTCAGGGATGAATTTCTTTACCCTGCTCAACCGAAAAGCAGGCGAGCATACCCTGCTTTCCATGTACGATCCTCAAAACCAGAAACGCTGGGAAGTGACGGTAAAACCCATATCCATGCGTGCAGAGTCAGAGTTGCTGTATCAGCGGTGGGTAAAGACCCGTCGGGAAGAGACCGAAAAAGAATCTAACGGCCGGGTTGGATATGTGCATGTAAGAGGGATGGACGACGGGAGTTTCCGCGAAGTGTTTTCGGAAGTTTTGGGTCGATATGCAGACAAAGATGCTTTGATTGTGGATACCCGGTTTAATGGTGGCGGCTGGTTGCATGACGATCTGGCGACTTTCCTCAGTGGCAAAATGTACGTTACCCTTGAACCCCGCGGGCAGAAAGTTGGCAGCGAACCACAGGATAAATGGACAAAACCCTCTACGGTACTTGTGGGAGAAGGCAACTATTCGGATGCCCACTTTTTCCCCTATGTGTACAAGGCACTCGGGATCGGAAAACTCATAGGAATGCCGGTTCCCGGTACAGCTACGGCTGTGTGGTGGGAAAGACAGATCGATCCAACACTTACGTTTGGCATTCCACAGGTAGGAGTCAAGGGAATGGATGGCAAGTATCTGGAAAACCAGCAACTAGTTCCTGACTTTCAGGTGAAAAATATGCCGGGTCCGGCGCAAAAGGGACGAGACCAGCAGCTTGAAAAAGCCATTGAGGTCATGTTGCAGGAAGCGAAAAAGACCGAATTGGAGCGTTGA
- a CDS encoding TonB-dependent receptor plug domain-containing protein — translation MRYILLFSLFFTWSLRLWSQIDSVAKTSNVSTRISGEEIMLSGARDLMDVLRLVPGFSFAAGEEGRVGAGFRGMWSEGRMRVEIDGQLVNDLFTGGLSFGNHFPVDFIREVEIVKGPSSVAEGLFAQQGVIRIHTSNGAEQSGFSAGYSGGRMDGGANRSNQRVYLGKNWKNASLNFSIFRGRGQRSAGNSFAWSPPGNLTGRVINLAGNSDLDPAFTQLHLRLGKLRLRYARDYYDFTDVTRLDSSGIPKIHPSIQNNLLLLSHDWILSPNITISPQLAGIIQFSRFRGLPDSTIRMVRNQYSNQLSFRLAARHLTPSGELNYGLEIFGQGSNRVQERPNVLNDTRTFAALQSDLFFESIIRKSQIDFSPGIRLGINSAFGKLITARLGFHRAWNRWDFRLLAGTYLRIPTAGNFAMSYFNGYSFNKDSTMINIQSKYLRPEDAFLGEFAVEWKPTPAWSFTLNLFRNARQNAIEYDFYQDSLIRRTLGPQAGFEVYRNGPGIGTQGLEAEGRYKSAFGWLTAGYSFYSPAGSTFSRPNSVREFSLLPAGRELVSEKEYLAFARHRLNFHACYFLRKDLSANLSGSYIGRRFGYDFSLPADQPGIPEGALVRVSPTLLLNVFFRYKGWIYRGLDLGLGFYNILGQEYRYYQPYFGNGGSLPGQSREILLTLSLDIGFREKWREKLTR, via the coding sequence ATGCGGTATATTTTACTCTTCTCTCTTTTTTTCACATGGTCGCTTCGCCTCTGGTCTCAAATCGATTCTGTGGCAAAAACGAGTAATGTAAGTACCCGCATTTCCGGAGAGGAAATCATGCTTTCCGGAGCGAGGGATCTGATGGATGTCCTGCGTCTTGTACCTGGATTTTCTTTTGCCGCAGGGGAGGAAGGAAGAGTGGGTGCGGGTTTTCGGGGAATGTGGTCCGAAGGAAGAATGCGGGTGGAAATTGACGGACAATTGGTCAATGACCTCTTTACCGGTGGTCTTTCTTTTGGAAATCATTTCCCAGTAGATTTTATCAGGGAAGTTGAAATTGTTAAAGGGCCGTCATCTGTTGCAGAAGGGCTGTTTGCCCAACAGGGCGTGATTCGTATCCATACCAGCAATGGGGCGGAGCAGTCGGGGTTCTCCGCGGGTTATTCCGGCGGGCGAATGGACGGCGGTGCCAACCGGAGCAACCAACGCGTGTATCTGGGTAAAAACTGGAAAAATGCCAGCCTCAATTTTTCGATCTTCCGCGGACGCGGCCAAAGAAGTGCCGGCAATAGTTTTGCCTGGTCGCCCCCCGGCAACCTCACTGGTCGGGTGATCAATCTCGCAGGTAATTCAGACCTCGACCCGGCTTTCACCCAACTTCACCTCCGGCTTGGAAAATTGCGTTTGCGTTATGCGCGCGATTACTACGACTTCACCGACGTAACCCGCCTCGACAGCTCCGGTATCCCCAAAATCCACCCCAGCATCCAAAATAACCTCCTCCTCCTTTCCCACGACTGGATTCTTTCACCCAACATCACCATCTCCCCCCAACTCGCCGGAATTATCCAGTTTTCGCGCTTCCGGGGCCTCCCTGATTCGACCATTCGCATGGTTAGAAATCAATACAGCAACCAGCTCAGCTTTAGGCTCGCAGCGCGTCATCTGACACCTTCGGGAGAACTAAACTATGGTCTGGAAATATTTGGGCAGGGCAGCAACCGTGTCCAGGAAAGACCTAATGTCTTGAACGACACCCGCACATTTGCTGCGCTTCAAAGTGATCTCTTTTTTGAAAGTATAATCAGAAAATCTCAAATTGATTTCTCTCCGGGTATTCGCCTCGGTATCAACAGCGCCTTTGGCAAACTCATTACTGCCCGGCTGGGTTTTCACCGCGCCTGGAACCGGTGGGATTTTAGACTACTGGCTGGCACTTACCTCCGCATTCCCACTGCAGGCAATTTTGCGATGTCGTATTTCAATGGTTATTCCTTCAACAAAGACAGCACAATGATCAATATCCAGTCCAAATACCTCCGCCCGGAAGATGCTTTTCTGGGGGAATTTGCAGTAGAATGGAAACCCACACCCGCATGGTCTTTTACCCTCAACCTGTTCCGAAATGCTCGTCAGAATGCCATAGAGTATGACTTTTACCAGGACAGCCTGATACGCCGCACGCTGGGTCCACAAGCTGGATTTGAAGTGTACCGAAACGGCCCGGGAATCGGCACTCAGGGACTTGAAGCCGAAGGGAGGTATAAATCCGCATTCGGGTGGCTTACAGCTGGTTATAGTTTTTACAGCCCGGCTGGCAGCACTTTCTCGCGCCCAAATTCGGTCAGGGAATTCAGCCTTCTGCCAGCGGGAAGGGAATTGGTCTCCGAAAAAGAATATCTCGCATTTGCCCGGCACCGGCTGAATTTCCATGCCTGCTACTTCCTCCGAAAAGATCTCAGCGCCAACCTTTCAGGTAGTTATATCGGTCGCAGATTTGGGTACGATTTTTCTCTGCCCGCCGACCAGCCCGGCATACCGGAAGGCGCTCTTGTCCGGGTATCCCCTACCCTGCTCCTGAATGTTTTTTTCCGCTACAAAGGCTGGATATATCGCGGACTTGACCTGGGGCTTGGTTTCTACAACATCCTGGGGCAGGAATACCGGTATTATCAGCCCTATTTCGGCAATGGAGGTTCGCTCCCCGGACAGTCGCGGGAGATTTTGCTCACCTTGTCGCTGGATATAGGTTTTCGGGAGAAATGGCGGGAGAAACTCACCCGGTAA
- a CDS encoding heparinase II/III family protein → MKTKADSLFYATNFTGNEDFFELCNSTIPTIASTASLLYILNPAHRKTYVSKMEQDLSRAWAIVHTTRDTMTDGHGSSVPPAHAAFYTLLAMDIMYDDLAPSVRKEIESHCAFIADRHLPKWNASEYSIKAMMELYLHGKTSEFVRLKNLYRAHILSLTSPDGVYTTGPGYAFSRLYMDQRIQKKIFMDVCEYQGYHEFYSDSVFQNLYEWTFGYIHTPFNRSYTFGDTPPRKTFQEWSVAALRVGRFSQEAQTSIAWFLGDYSEKSVKGDLLHFLLCDSLPAAAKAPESRIFPNGGAWLIQHSPSPHALAGAMWNITTTKESHNHKDINAIHIAAYGEHILRNSGYNEWQGPDPERWKYLHETSESSNTISIDDINHVSTQGAGITASWLGQNLAWASGSSGNALPNGHHNRNFFLVQPDPETNGYFALIDEVKTNEPHREVNIALHPNSAADPVIHPSQNAFTWPVEGCNYSGRPVKVTLSLGTKPLRAEIRTGYMGSVSAYQFPYTEANTKACGEYEGKYLYATYPSNEQGNAAIISIIFPYDSAHAPAQVENCNISSGSMIKVAHTNQWADYFIAAPDGEKIIWKSYIFQGNWAVFRQSAQYIPFWMANEAKLFQAGEYGFESSQPISIFLENDRLKITSPGTEVRLFYPGKFQIFTSNGALLATTPEGGGIKFYVEKGENMFRIATTEP, encoded by the coding sequence ATGAAAACTAAGGCTGACAGCCTGTTTTATGCGACAAATTTTACGGGAAACGAGGACTTCTTTGAACTCTGTAACTCAACAATTCCCACCATTGCCAGCACAGCCAGCCTGCTCTATATACTCAACCCGGCGCATAGGAAAACCTATGTATCCAAAATGGAACAGGACCTCTCACGGGCCTGGGCCATTGTTCATACTACCAGAGATACCATGACCGATGGGCACGGTTCCAGTGTACCTCCTGCCCATGCTGCCTTTTACACCCTGCTGGCCATGGACATTATGTATGACGACCTAGCCCCTTCGGTCAGAAAAGAGATCGAATCCCACTGTGCGTTTATTGCTGACCGCCATCTTCCCAAGTGGAATGCGTCTGAATATTCCATTAAAGCGATGATGGAACTGTATTTACACGGAAAAACATCAGAATTTGTCCGGCTTAAAAACTTATACCGGGCACATATTCTAAGCCTTACTTCTCCGGATGGCGTTTACACTACCGGTCCTGGTTATGCTTTCAGCAGGTTATATATGGATCAGCGCATTCAAAAGAAGATTTTTATGGATGTATGTGAATACCAGGGCTATCATGAGTTTTATAGTGATTCAGTCTTTCAAAATTTGTACGAATGGACATTCGGCTACATTCACACGCCCTTCAACCGCTCTTATACCTTTGGAGATACACCGCCGCGTAAGACTTTTCAGGAATGGTCGGTCGCAGCATTACGTGTGGGCAGATTTTCACAGGAAGCACAAACATCCATTGCCTGGTTTCTGGGCGATTATTCTGAAAAATCTGTTAAAGGCGATCTGCTCCATTTTCTGCTTTGCGACAGCCTGCCTGCTGCTGCCAAAGCCCCTGAAAGCCGCATTTTTCCCAATGGTGGTGCATGGCTGATTCAACATTCTCCTTCGCCCCATGCACTCGCAGGGGCAATGTGGAATATTACCACAACAAAGGAAAGTCATAATCACAAAGACATAAATGCTATACACATAGCAGCATACGGTGAGCACATACTCCGAAACTCGGGTTATAATGAATGGCAGGGCCCTGATCCTGAACGATGGAAATATCTTCACGAAACCAGTGAATCCTCCAATACTATTTCTATTGACGACATCAACCATGTAAGCACTCAGGGGGCAGGCATCACCGCTTCGTGGTTGGGTCAAAATTTGGCATGGGCCAGCGGTAGTTCAGGAAATGCCCTTCCCAACGGGCACCACAACCGAAACTTTTTCCTGGTTCAGCCCGATCCCGAAACCAATGGTTATTTTGCTCTTATCGATGAAGTAAAAACCAATGAACCTCACCGGGAGGTAAATATTGCCCTCCATCCCAATTCTGCCGCCGACCCTGTCATTCATCCTTCCCAAAATGCGTTTACATGGCCGGTTGAAGGCTGTAATTATAGCGGCAGGCCCGTGAAGGTCACCCTTTCGCTGGGTACAAAACCATTACGAGCAGAGATCAGAACAGGGTATATGGGTTCTGTAAGTGCCTATCAGTTTCCCTACACAGAAGCCAATACAAAAGCATGTGGAGAATACGAAGGTAAATACCTGTACGCTACTTATCCTTCCAATGAGCAGGGAAATGCGGCCATTATTTCCATCATTTTCCCCTATGATTCTGCACATGCACCGGCCCAGGTCGAAAATTGCAATATTAGCAGCGGAAGCATGATCAAAGTTGCACATACAAATCAGTGGGCGGATTATTTTATTGCGGCGCCAGACGGAGAGAAAATAATCTGGAAATCATATATTTTTCAGGGAAACTGGGCAGTGTTCAGGCAATCTGCGCAGTATATCCCTTTTTGGATGGCAAATGAGGCAAAGCTATTTCAAGCCGGGGAATACGGATTTGAATCTTCCCAACCAATCAGCATTTTTCTTGAAAATGACAGACTGAAGATTACTTCACCCGGAACAGAAGTTCGGCTGTTTTACCCTGGCAAATTTCAAATTTTCACTTCGAATGGAGCGCTATTGGCAACGACTCCCGAAGGCGGGGGGATAAAATTCTATGTGGAGAAAGGAGAAAATATGTTTAGAATTGCGACAACAGAACCCTGA